The genomic stretch ATCCCAATGAACATAATTCAGCACTAACGTCAAACCCCTCAAATTATAACAACCATGAGTACAATTCAATCCCATACCAAAGGCAAAACTACAGGGAGTCCAATAGCGATTTCCAGCCGCTTTTGTTGAGCCGGTTCACTGATCAAGGAAGAACGACTACTCCGCCATCTGAACCGGCTCAACATTATCCAGCTTCGCAGCACAGAGTTGCTCGTGGTCGTTCCACCAGACATCCGAATCCTCGCCCCAATTATCACCATTCGTCTCTTGGGCAGCGCATGAACACGAATCACAAAAACTCACTGATCTACCGAATAGAACAAGCCCCACCAGCTCaagaataaaagaaaaatgtgtgttttctctcttttcaaGGTTCTCGTCTTTCTACTGAGTTGAATCGTTTTCATACCAGCCCTGACAAGTGTAACATGAATATTAAATTATCCCGATTCTCAGAAGCATGGCTTATGTTCCTCCTCAAATGTGTATTTTAACTTTTGCATTGAAGCAGTAAAGATAACGACCTGTGTTCGTTTAGTTTATCATAACCTTGATTTAAATATATGCAATTTTgtcccttttcttcttccggtAAGAGGATTCGGAAAAGCATTTCAGACTTGAATTCTTAAAATATTTCAGAAAATGATAATAGTGTACAATGACATGTCATATCCCTAATTTCCTCCACAGATTGAAAGTTCCCGCATTTCCTGAAGTATACCTTCGACCTGTGCAGTTGGTAATGTAAGCGTACAGGGCATTTGCAATGCCTCAGAGACATACCTGAGCATCCAATTGTCCAGCCGCGTAATCGTCTCTCACGTTATCAGCAAAATAACTATAAAAAAAGGTGAGTCACATTTGAATCGTGAAGGAGATTTTTTTGTACCGCTGAACGCCGCTGAGCTTCTCATAGCCCTCTTCAGCGAATTTGGCTTGCATGCGAATCATAGCCTCGAAGCTGGGATCGAAGTAGGGTACCCGAAGATCCAAGAGCTGAGGCAGTTCTGCAATTAGTTGATCATTTAGCATGTCAAACATCTCCTTGCATTCGTCGTTCTCTTGTTGTGCCTGTTCATAACTCAGCACAGAAATGAATTACAgtaaaaatgaaaaatctaATACCTTGGGCAGCTTCGTGGGATCCTCACTGGGCTTGTCAATGAGTTTTTTCAATTTGCTTCTGGCAGAATCATAATCCAACAGCTGGAAGCGAGGTTAACAATAAAAAAACCGGCCGAGAAAGCTACCCCTCACCTTCTTGTTTCGTTTGGCTATGTGCTCGTTTACGACCGGGAAATAAGCACACATTTTCCCAAGTGGCTCGGAAATGGTTGTTCGGTATGGAACATCCTAGCCACGATTCATGAGCAATCATGGAGGATAAAGAGTGATATCTGAACGTACAAGCTCGCGTGTGAATGTGGTGTCCAAGTCATCCACAGATCGTTTGTAGGCGTGGCCCGCCATTGCACCCTCAGATGTCCGATCAGCCGCGCTGTAGAATGTCTCCAATGTCTCAGCTATTCGACTTTGAGCGGCGGTCATGGCTGATTAGAAAGGCCGTCCATGGAGATCAGCTTCGCAAGAGAGTATTTCGAGTTTCCACACCTCGCATTGCATCCCAATAAGCCTTGCTATCCTTCTGGAGAGCCTGGCATTCCTTCTCGAATCTGAGGTGATGGAAGCCGCGTTGGCACTCTAATTAACGATTGGCCAGAGGTATATAATCAAAAATTTCATACATGCGGTATTTTGCCTCTTCATCCGCAAATTCTCGGTCGACGGTCCTTTCAATTTGTCCAGTTTTTTGCAGCAGCTAAAGACCACCCCAATAGATCATAAATTCATGTAACAAAACAGGAGATCGAGACGAGGGCAGCTTACGGTCGTCCCGGCCCTATTAACGGACTTCTTGAAACTATATTAAACGAGATTAGATATGTGTAAAGGATATATTCCTTGAAACATACCCTGCCCAACTCATTGTAGCGAGAGGAGATCAATAGCACCCTTTAAACTTTGCACCCCTCACTGCAACCATGATCCCCTAGGTAAGGCTTAGTCAGCTTATCTGAGTTTGAATACATTGACCAGTTATTTAAATCACTCCTCAACGTCTCAACCGTGATCTTCAACGCTGCTACACACACAATACCTGGACATTTGGATTATCAAGATATGGATCTAACTTCTTATTCTTACTCTCTTCATAAAATCAAATTGAAATTCTAGAAACTCCGGAAAAATGCATGAAACATTTAAGAATTGAAAACATCGTGCTTAAGCCCCAAGTCTACCAGTAGCTTCATTCAATTTCCGTTATTCTGATTATATTATTCTCATATTTGTATTCGAAAGATTTTCATCATTCCCTTCGCCATAGGCAACAAATGGAGTCGCGTCAAAAACTGTCAAAAAACCGTTCATTTTCTTGACTTTTTCCACCGAAAACTTTGTACATGGTATTCGGACGACTATCCTCGTCCACCTGTTTCGCAATCATGTTTCCCACATGATACAATCTGTGCGCTACCTGTACTTTCCTTCAATTCGGTGTCATCCTCATCGGGTGATCTAAGCTACTCTTTTCCAAACCTGGAAATACGAATTACTGCCGATGACATATGTAGAATGTCTCTGTGGGACGTGGACGTCTGCGAGCGGTGGTTCCTCAAGAACTCGGCGGACAGTGATAACGGGTTCGTCTAGTGAATGCGACTCAAATTCCGGAGACAGCTATCTAGAATGTCTGCAAATTATAACACGAGTCTTCCGATACAGAGTCGGAAAATGCGGTTACATGATTACATCATATGTAGAGGTTGCTTATTATAGAACTTGATTTGTACGCCTGATCTTGGCCTGCGATCGAGCCTGTTCGCTCCAAAACATCCTTCGCCTAACATATTCACAAGTGCCAAATGTCGTCCTTGAATGCCCTCTTTTTCCACACCATTTGCATTGGGATTACTCCGTTCAAGGATTCTGCTCTCTCTTGTAATGAATGACATGACAAGCTGCCGAGTGCTGCGTCGAAGCTCGCGCCTCCTCTCGGTATCTAATAACGTGGCTACTGACACGCCCATTGACGCCGAAAAACCTGTAGACCGTGAAACCACATCTTCCATACTTCAAAAACGCAAACGCAGTGTCCAGGAGGCGTCGCAGGATCAATCATCAGGCGTTCTGGCGCCTAAAACGTATACGGgaagcaagaaaagaaatctgCAAGCGCCCAAAGAACAAATGTCAGTGTCCACGGccaatgacgacgacgaactCCCGTCTAGGGTAGGCCAATCAAAGGCAAAGAGGATAAGAGAGCGCAAGCCTAGCCCAGTGTATGTGATACCCGATGTTCAGAGGAAGGAAACGTCTTTCCGTGGTCGACTTGGTGTGTGTCATTTTTAGGACTAGGCTGTGCAATCGCTCAATGTTGGTCTATACTTGTAGGATATGCGTGTCTTAATACCATAATGCGAAACAAGAAACCGGCATCTGAATCTGTGTTTTGTTCACGGACTTGTCGGTACGCAAAAATTGAACCAATTTCAAAACGTTTTCGCATCTTACTGATATTCAAACAGGCTTGATTCAGTTCTTAAAAATGGCATAGAGTGGGTCAAAGATCTGGGAAGAAAAAATGTCCAGGATCTTTTGACTCTCATACAATGGAATGAAGATAACGTAGGATTCTTTGAATAAAAGTGTGTATATGCTTTTGACTAATACATATCTTAGCACATTCGATTTTTTAGAGTCTCCTCAGAAATGTTTCCTTTTGCCTCGCATGGTGTCCATGGCTATTCTCTTGAATTTTGTGCTCCAGAGCTGGCCAAAGCAGGCGATCTTGCAAAAAAATACGGGCACCGCCTTACAACACATCCTGGCCAATTTACGCAACTAGGGAGCCCTAAGCCTGCTGTCGTCGACGCTGCTATTCGTGACTTGGCTTATCACGCACAGATGTTGGACCTAATGGGTCTAGACCAGGACAGCGTCATGATAATTCATGTACGTTTTACTCCACCATTTCGGTGTAACTGGGTATTCATACTTTAACAGGGTGGTGGTGTTTATGGTGATAAACTAGCCACGCTGGAACGTTTAAAGCAATCGATCAAAAATTTACCTGATAACATTCGCAATCGATTAGTACTGGAAAACGATGAGGTGAGATATTGGCATTGCATCCTGGGATGGATGATGGAGTCTTATTGAAATCTGACAGATGTGTTATAATGCCGAAGATCTACTACCAATCTGCGAGGAGCTGAGTATCCCTCTAGTTTTCGGTTCGTTTTACAAGGATGTCTGTACCATGAAGATCCCCTTAACATGCCATTTAGATTATCACCACGACAAGATATTCCCATCTTCCATTCCTCCTGCTAAAATAATAGAAAGAGCCAACGTAATTTGGCAGCGGCGGGGGATAAAGCCAAAGCAACACCTAAGTGAGCAACGTCCAGGAGCTGTGACTGTTATGGAGCGGAGAGCACACGCAGATAGGTGCGAAAATTTGCCCGATGATTTGCCCGATGACATGGGTAAGTCGGATGTGACAATCGTTTTGTAACTATTACTAACTGGCGTCATGTAGATCTTATGATAGAGGCAAATATACACACACTAAGTCTAAATCTTGCCATAGACGCTAATGTTTTAACCTCAGGCAAAGGATAAAGAACAAGCAGTTTTGTATTTGCATCGAATGTACAATCTGCAGCCTGTAAATTATGGTATCTGGATTTGATTGACACCATTAAGTCACCGATTGCTGATATTGGATTTTCACTATGTGCACAGCGTCACTACGACCCGCGAAAGCTAATCCAACGATGCACACCGCCGGTCGCAAGTCCAACAAACGAGCTCGCGCCAACCTCGAAAAGGAGGCTATCGATAAAGCGGAGGCAGAAGAGGAAAACGAAATCGATGACGATTGTGTCTCCTCTCGATCCAGTTGTGGTAGTGACTCAGAGATGTTTATAGAGAGGCAGAACGGCGCCGCAGGCAGAAGCACTTGATGGGGTCGGGGTTATCGATTGACAAGTGTCGGGCAGTTTTTCCTACATACGACAGTTCATGTCGAGCTGTTCAATCGGCGAATATGTATAAGTCTAATTTACCACGCGCTGGGCGGTACCAGTTGCTGTCTGTCACTGTACGTGACTAAGTATATACTCTGGAGAATAGAAGCCGTGCTATCGTTATTCATAAAGTTGTTCATTTGCGTAACGTCATAATGTAAGAAGTGTTCAATGGTATAAGGGCAGATCAGAGTGTCAGTGACATGAGGAAGCTCAATAAATCCAGAAAACCATAATATGGCACATCGAAAATATCACCAGGGCACAAAATATTGACATGGTAAATAGTGTATATAAATTGTATAGCAAAGAACCGATGTACTGGAAGATATATGATACAGTAGCGATGATGAGGAGCCCAGCGAGGGCAGTAGAAACACACGGGTTCAATACGGTGAAACATTTGAAGTAAACATATAAGAAAAGGTGTAGATTGTTGAGATATTGACATTGGTGGCATAAAGTGGTGGTAATGATATAAATCACTGAAAACAGAGGGGAGCAGGTGTTAATTAAATGCCATACATCTAAGAGTGGTTTGGGTTGAAGCTGGAGACAGCCAGAGCTCCGACCCAGGCCATCTCCACGACTGCACGTCCGATGGGTGTCAGCATGTCCCTCAATGGGTCGATAGGGCTGTTATCCTCCTCGTCAGAAGTCTCTGGAACATTGGGGCCAGCCATCGTCAAGCCCATCTTCTCAAATCCATCAGGGATGAACTGGATACCCGATTCGCGTGAGTGGCAGACGCCGATAACATATTGGTCTTTGCGCTGGCACAGAGGAATGCTATTATATGCTTCCTCGAGAGGGCCACAAACAGCGAGGCCGACCTCGGGAATGCGGACGCCAGACCCTTGCAAATCGCGATAGGAAAACACACGAGCGGTAATATGGAAGGTGTGAAGAAGAACGGATTTGTCGGTGGTCGTGTCAGCCGACTCATGTGCACGTTTCTTTTCTCCTGATCTACTTTTGCCATTTTCCTCTGTTGGATGGCGCGGGTCGTAAGTCTTATAGAAAATCATCAAATATTGGCGCGCATGCGCCGGAATTGTAGGCATAGTGAATGGATATTTGCGGCTCGAATATGGGTCGGTATCTGAGGGATATAAGGGTAAAAGCATGTAGAGTGCTTCGTCAGGCACAGAGTCGAATATGTCCGGCTGGTCTGGGTTTTGAGAATTGCCATTTCGCTTGGACTTTTTAGGGTGCTGGTCATGTTTCCGTCGCTGTCCGCTGTGA from Psilocybe cubensis strain MGC-MH-2018 chromosome 2, whole genome shotgun sequence encodes the following:
- a CDS encoding UV-damage endonuclease — encoded protein: MNDMTSCRVLRRSSRLLSVSNNVATDTPIDAEKPVDRETTSSILQKRKRSVQEASQDQSSGVLAPKTYTGSKKRNLQAPKEQMSVSTANDDDELPSRVGQSKAKRIRERKPSPVYVIPDVQRKETSFRGRLEWVKDLGRKNVQDLLTLIQWNEDNHIRFFRVSSEMFPFASHGVHGYSLEFCAPELAKAGDLAKKYGHRLTTHPGQFTQLGSPKPAVVDAAIRDLAYHAQMLDLMGLDQDSVMIIHGGGVYGDKLATLERLKQSIKNLPDNIRNRLVLENDEMCYNAEDLLPICEELSIPLVFDYHHDKIFPSSIPPAKIIERANVIWQRRGIKPKQHLSEQRPGAVTVMERRAHADRCENLPDDLPDDMASLRPAKANPTMHTAGRKSNKRARANLEKEAIDKAEAEEENEIDDDCVSSRSSCGSDSEMFIERQNGAAGRST
- a CDS encoding Protein hob3; the encoded protein is MSWAGFKKSVNRAGTTLLQKTGQIERTVDREFADEEAKYRIFEKECQALQKDSKAYWDAMRAMTAAQSRIAETLETFYSAADRTSEGAMAGHAYKRSVDDLDTTFTRELDVPYRTTISEPLGKMCAYFPVVNEHIAKRNKKLLDYDSARSKLKKLIDKPSEDPTKLPKAQQENDECKEMFDMLNDQLIAELPQLLDLRVPYFDPSFEAMIRMQAKFAEEGYEKLSGVQRYFADNVRDDYAAGQLDAQVEGILQEMRELSICGGN